A part of Carcharodon carcharias isolate sCarCar2 chromosome 6, sCarCar2.pri, whole genome shotgun sequence genomic DNA contains:
- the tmem70 gene encoding transmembrane protein 70, mitochondrial isoform X2: MQINLAFCQPFRCFCSDGNTVEGRLIYTGNLARAVLGVKFFSYSTSIFSFCVIPYILLQSGLGIQSPALQIAFCGTMGFFTFLSPMILHLLTKGYVVRLYHDAKTDNYTAVTYNVLLQQKKTVFHQKDVKVPGVSKMFTTFYANKKSLLVNPVLFWHPSDYSHLMGYDQPFSFNLDELKK; encoded by the exons atgcag ATTAACCTTGCATTCTGTCAACCTTTTCGCTGCTTTTGCTCAGATGGCAATACTGTGGAGGGGCGACTGATTTACACTGGAAATTTGGCCAGAGCAGTACTTG GGGTGAAGTTCTTCTCCTACTCCACCAGTATTTTTAGTTTTTGCGTGATCCCTTACATACTCTTGCAGTCTGGTCTTGGAATTCAGAGCCCTGCATTACAAATAGCTTTCTGCGGCACAATGGGATTCTTTACTTTTTTAAGTCCTATGATATTGCACCTCCTCACCAAAGGTTATGTGGTTCGCCTATATCACGATGCGAAAACTGACAACTATACAGCAGTCACTTACAATGTTCTCCTCCAGCAGAAGAAAACTGTTTTCCATCAAAAGGATGTGAAGGTTCCGGGAGTCAGCAAGATGTTCACCACATTTTATGCAAACAAAAAGTCACTGCTAGTAAATCCAGTGCTTTTCTGGCATCCAAGTGACTATAGTCACCTAATGGGTTATGATCAGCCCTTCTCCTTTAATTTGGATGAACTAAAAAAGTAA
- the tmem70 gene encoding transmembrane protein 70, mitochondrial isoform X1, producing the protein MATAVLRLTGCSVTLSRVRMTVSCPAVRTFSVFSVHNNCYTSRLLDTQRPNSAGGLRLTGSCRSGQINLAFCQPFRCFCSDGNTVEGRLIYTGNLARAVLGVKFFSYSTSIFSFCVIPYILLQSGLGIQSPALQIAFCGTMGFFTFLSPMILHLLTKGYVVRLYHDAKTDNYTAVTYNVLLQQKKTVFHQKDVKVPGVSKMFTTFYANKKSLLVNPVLFWHPSDYSHLMGYDQPFSFNLDELKK; encoded by the exons ATGGCGACGGCTGTGCTTAGGTTGACTGGCTGCTCAGTTACCCTGAgcagagtgaggatgacagtTTCGTGTCCAGCTGTTCGGACTTTCTCCGTCTTTAGTGTCCATAATAACTGCTACACGTCTCGGCTCCTGGACACCCAGCGGCCGAATAGCGCGGGAGGGCTCCGCCTTACCGGCAGCTGCAGAAGCGGACag ATTAACCTTGCATTCTGTCAACCTTTTCGCTGCTTTTGCTCAGATGGCAATACTGTGGAGGGGCGACTGATTTACACTGGAAATTTGGCCAGAGCAGTACTTG GGGTGAAGTTCTTCTCCTACTCCACCAGTATTTTTAGTTTTTGCGTGATCCCTTACATACTCTTGCAGTCTGGTCTTGGAATTCAGAGCCCTGCATTACAAATAGCTTTCTGCGGCACAATGGGATTCTTTACTTTTTTAAGTCCTATGATATTGCACCTCCTCACCAAAGGTTATGTGGTTCGCCTATATCACGATGCGAAAACTGACAACTATACAGCAGTCACTTACAATGTTCTCCTCCAGCAGAAGAAAACTGTTTTCCATCAAAAGGATGTGAAGGTTCCGGGAGTCAGCAAGATGTTCACCACATTTTATGCAAACAAAAAGTCACTGCTAGTAAATCCAGTGCTTTTCTGGCATCCAAGTGACTATAGTCACCTAATGGGTTATGATCAGCCCTTCTCCTTTAATTTGGATGAACTAAAAAAGTAA